The sequence AAAGACGCTGCTAGTAATagatttgtaaatgtatttatctgttTGAAGACATGTTTGATTAAATTAATTATTATTTCTAGTCTTATGAGGTATTAAGCTAAAATACAAGAAGCTGGAATATAATTTACTTTGTTGAGATgaatttacttttgattaaatGTTAAGTTTAATTGTAACTTGATTACATTTAAAACCATAGAGCCGAAATGAAAGTGCTCGTTTAAGTATGGCATGTTTTTCATTGAAATGTTTATTTGCCTAAAGTGAATGAAAGTGTGTTAAAGGTTTTCAACCTAAATGATGCAACAGGAAGCTGAATGAAGCAAAAATAAATCtataataactcaaataaagagGAAAGATTCTAATTTGAGTTGGAGTGAATCGAGCCATTTTCAAGTTTAGGCAGGAGTCAATCTAGCAAACCAAATCATAACTTGCCACTCTCTTCCTAGCCAAAGCTAAAGACTCAAACATTGACTTTGTCCACCTCTGATCCTCTgcctctctgtctcctctctctcagTGAGGTTTCCTGATGGTCGTATCCGCCTCTACTGCAAAGGAGCTGACACCGTCATCTACGAGCGACTTTCCCCTCAGTCCAAACACAAAGAAACTACCCAGTCTGATCTGGATGTGAGTTTGCTTTATTCTCATTCGCGCTGTTGCATTCCTCCTTGAAGCCGTTTCTGCGGAAGAAGCCCTGATTTCTGATTTCTGATTGTGCCGTTTGGGCTTCAGGTCTTTGCCAACGCCACCCTGCGGACGCTGTGCTTGTCTTACAAAGACATCAGCACGGCAGATTACGAAGCCTGGTCCAGGAGACACAAAGCTGCGCAGGTCTCCATGTCGGACAGAGACGCCGCCCTGGACATCGTGTACGAGCAGATCGAGAGCAACCTGATGGTGAGTGGAAAACCAATATACATACAACTGTatcattttaataataataatacattttatttctatagcgcttttcttgaacccaaagacgttTTTTTACCTGGATTGCAATATTATTCACATAATTGATCATAATTGGATTATTAAAACGATAacggtgttttttttatttaactttttatttttcagaATCTGTTCCAAATAATTTTTTTGCAATAAAGCTTTTTGGAATCCACTAATTTCTAAtggtgttttttttgtgttatCTGTAAAAGTAAAACTCTTATTCTCAGCCATATCTAACCAGCCGCGTTTGTTCCTCTGTCAAGCTAATTGGTGCGACGGCCATCGAGGACAAACTGCAGGATGGAGTCCCAGAGACCATCGCCAAACTGGCCAGAGCCGACATCAAGATCTGGGTCCTGACTGGAGATAAGAAAGGTAACATCCGCTCTACAGAGAGGAGTCAAACTCTCCTAATGCAGATCAGAACGTCCTTCAGATGAATCGGCTACAACCGAAGTGCCATGGGTTCTCCTCTTAGTTTAATGTGTTTTATCTTTCTCCATAGAAACGGCCGAGAATATTGGATATTCTTGTTCCCTTCTGACAGACGACATGCAGATCCACTACGGAGAAGACGTCAAGTGAGTAGAAATGTCAATGCGGCAAAAAATTATATAATTTATAGTCAACTAGTATTTATGTTAGACAACAGAAGAAGTCATTTGTTTTTGATGTCtaaaataatttttaaaaaGATTGGTCAAATCATCCCGCCTCTCTCTCCCTAATTTCTCTACTGAATCCCGTCTCAGCTTAAAATATATGATCTCAGTCTGCCTTGTTGACTTGTGTAACAGTTTGTCTGTTGTTTCCGTGTCTCCAGTGAGAAGCTGAGTGTCCGTCAAGACAACAGGAGGAACGAGCTTCCAACCACCCGTCGAGGGAAAAAGAAACCCGCCGAACCGTTCTTCACCCAGCCGGGGAAAAACGCTCTTGTCATCACCGGCGGATGGCTGGTGAGTTCATCTCGAGATTAACACCGTTTTAAAAAAAGCTATTCATTTTAATAGACTTTAACAAGTGTATATGTGAAATGTTATCCTACATCTTAATATCCCACCACTCCGCATGATGGACAGTTCTGATTTGATTCAgtttgttttttttcaaaatctttttatttatttttttgcagACATGGCAATTTCAGCACATGATATAAAGTACAGGACAATTTGTCTGTTAAAGGAAAGACAAATACCcaacccccacccccaccccatTACGTCATGGCcacagaaaataaaaacaaatacatgaaataataaatacaataaaataaataactcatcACAAAGTCACAGGAATACAACAACATTCACATTGAGGAGAATAATatataacaaaaaaataattaattcTGTTTTTATTTCTCAGAACGAAATTCTGTacgaaaagaagaagaaacgcCGTCGCCTGCGTCTGCGGCGTCTGGGAAGGAAAGCGCCTCCCACCATCCCTACTGACGGAGAGCCAATGGACGACTTGGAAAAGGAAATGAGACAGGTACAGTATAACTCAATAGATGAATGGATTCAAGTATAGATACATGTTAAGTGTTggggattaattttgtctttactccTAGACATTTAACCTAttctgtgtgttgacatttacgaccatCCCTGCTTCTAATCTCCCGTAAGGAATGTGTTAATGCAGGTTTTATGGCCTGACCTGGTGGGCACAGGGGGGGGTTTACGACTGTAAGCTCCACACATGTGAGAGACATCTCCTGTGTCTGCAGATGTTTACACCCATCCCCAATATGTGGATTtcactctctgtaaactagtttaaaaggtctaccaagatgcgaggctgatgagatttgacatggcaacccacccgtgcagtcagaacctttgactgtgacttgtgatgtgaatatcTCCGGCCGACACTTGTATTAaatctcagtgtttgacatcagaactcctgctcgtcccgtgtctccttcatgagtcggtgactcccactgcattgctacacagaagtttcttcCACATTAAGTATAATGACACGAGACAGAAATCCTCTCTTTATGGGAAGTAGCAAAGGGTGAAATAATATCCTATGCCTCGTATAGGACAAAATGAAAAGGCAAGGTAATCAGTCGATATGAATGTAATGGAGGAACTATGAGAATTCAAAACCAAATGCATATATTTGAGGACAAATGGGTTAAGTATAGAACAATATAATTAATATTTAGTATTAGCAGTGTAtccattattttatttgtaatattactattttattatttattttcttgtcATCTGTTATGTAGTTAATCTATGTACCTagatgtgtttattttgttgtGTATGCTTTGTGAATATTTTcttaaaatgcaaaaaaaaaaagtatagacAGGCCAGCGCATCATCCATGGTTGACATGATAATGAACATGGTGGCGTGTCTCCGCAGATCGACTTTGTGGACATGGCCTGTGAGTGCGAGGCGGTCATCTGCTGCCGCGTCACTCCCAAGCAGAAGGGTAACGTGGTGAGTTTGGTGAAGAAGTACAAGAAAGCCGTGACGCTGTCCATCGGAGACGGAGCCAACGACGTCAACATGATCAAGAGTAAGGGCACGAATGAACTCTGCTCAGGTTTATTAAGAAAAGGATTGTGTGAAGTTGGGTTATATGCATGCCATCAATTTAGAGAAACGTACTGCAGTGCCAGATTAGAAGCTAAGCAAGAGCATAACATATTTCAACCACTTTATCAAAGGTGAGGTGTACGCTATTTTTAGAATTAGTTCTTGTTATCCTTTTCAAATGACAACTGAAGCCGTTATGTAACTTTTTTCAAATCCctgactaccgtacttttcggactataagccgcgactttttccccctttttttttgtacagctaacggccactagggaacctcctaaatctatggattttacaggtaacattaaccacctttaaccctatgggctctatgaccggtccgcgcccgccacctcgaagcggcgggctccagcaggaaaagctggaggccggaaaagagcgagacaggtagcgcgccaaagtaaaagtggaaccgagagacagaacgagagcaagacagacggacaatttagctgctgcggctcatatgcaggtgcgctttatagtccggaaagtacggtaCTTTTTAAAAACACTTATTTAATCTAGAAGGTGCACAACTGTCCAAATGCCCTTagtttagcggtggtgacgtgaagtcatgcaaCTTTGATGTagtctgtttattattattcgtcaatttattgaacatgtcagaaacaaaaacatacaacaataatatatattctcttttttcctttttttctcactcaaattaataattataacaaagtacaaaaaaaaataatactaacaaaaaaacaataataattctCAAACAGtctgtcatgttcaacaggggcaagaagaagcttaaaaaaaaaacgtttctggtcctaccccctctagCATATATAGCGCTTTTTACTCCTGGAGATTGCAGTTACacataaagtggtgttaatatttggagattatcctgccgaACCAAACCTGTAAGTATCATTAACATGTTTGCCACAGATCTTATATccgcaatattccaaaatctaGTGGAAAAATgtcatggcttttgtcaccgcCTTGCGATTGCTAACTTCCTGGAAGACTCTCCAACACAAAACAAACTAACTGATCGAGGCAATGGTAGACCTGCTAGTGTGATAGCTTTAAAGAGGGTACAGATGACTGCTTCAGAGGTTTTCATTAAAGGGCTGACTGTCGGTAACACTGATTATGGTACCAGTTATTAGTTCAGTtcttatgctccaaatatctggaacaaactcccagaaacctgcaggtccgctgcaactctgactacttttaaatccaggctgaagacttttctttttgccgctgcttttaattgaactattcacatcttaaactgcactgtaacttttattcatgtattttgtcttttaatgtttattttattatcttttctttttaatgactgtgccattttctgaatgtctttcattttttaaagCACTCTGAATCGCCTCGTGTTGAAAggagctatataaataaacttgccttaccAAACCCATTTTAAACATCCAAGCTATCCCAGACTCCAGTGCCTCTTCTCTAacctcccccctccctctcctcccccccTCCTCTGTCCCTCCAGCCGCAGACATCGGTGTGGGTATCAGCGGTCAGGAGGGGATGCAGGCCGTGATGTCCAGCGACTACGCCTTCGCTCAGTTCCGTTACCTGGAGCGCCTCCTGCTGGTGCACGGGCGCTGGTCCTACATCCGCATGTGCAAGTTCCTGCGTTACTTCTTCTTCAAGAACTTCGCCTTCACGCTGGTTCACTTCTGGTACTCCTTCTTCAACGGATACTCTGCAATGGTCAGCAGCACGGACTTATTTTCATTATCAAGTGCATTTGACGCCGCAATTTAATTTTAATAGCATATTTGACTTTTGAAACATTATCCTGGTGGGAGTAAGTGGACTTAGACTTGGACACAATTCTAATTAACTTTAACTATAGAATATTGTTTTCTTTGAAATGGTCACTCTGTCAGATTATATTATTTTTATAAAGTCTCTTTTTGTAAATCTGCTGCAAGCTTTAAATCCAATAGCAGTTTTGTTGTTGTCATAACAACATTATGCTGATCCTCGTTTCCCTTTCTGCAGGTCACCTATGAAGACTGGTTCATCACTCTCTACAATCTGTGTTACAGCAGCTTACCTGTTCTACTAGTTGGCCTTCTCGACCAGGTGAACCAGGCGTCTCTTTTTGTTAAAAGTATTTGATACAAGCTGATTTTGAAGATGTAATACTCGCTGAAATGCACGTAGACGTGTTTTTTGCTAACTAAATCCGCTTCTTTCTTTTCTCGCCGCAGGACGTTAACGACAAAATCAGCCTGAAGTTCCCACAGCTCTATTTACCCGGACAGCTGGGAGCGTTGTTCAACTACAAGAACTTCTTCCTCAGCTTGTTCCACGGTATCTTTGTCTCGCTCATCATCTTCTTCATCCCCTACGGAGCCTTCCTTCAGACCATGGGGCAGGACGGAGAAGCCCCCTCCGACTACCAGTCCTTCGCCGTCGTCACCGCCTCCTCGCTCATTTTTGTCGTCAACCTGCAGGTTAGTCGTGTTCAGTTTAATGCGTTGACGTTCAAAACTAGGACGATTTTAATTGTATTGAACACAAACGTATCTTCATGACTCTGTGAAGGAATGCTGTGAAGCAGATGTGCGAGAGTGTATTTAAAGTGAATGACCTGCTCACCTTTGACCTCTGCTTCCCCTCTCATGTGTCAGATCTCCTTGGAGACTTCCTATTGGACCTTTGTTAACTGCTTTGCCGTTTTGGGCAGTATAGCTATTTACTTCGGCATCATGTTCGACATCCACAGTGCTGGGATCCACGTCATCTTCCCCGCACCGTTCACCTTCACTGGTCAGTCACAAACAAAACCGCCCACTGACGTATGTAGTATAGTCTCTACTCCAAAACACTCTGAAGCTGCTGCAGCACAAACTGCTAACAAGAGTACATTTAACAAAAGAGCAGAAGTATAAGAAGTGGATGTTAGCGGAGTAGTAGCTaactgtgtatatgtatattttgtgtttgtAGGTGCGGCGTCAAATGCTCTGCGGCAGCCCTACCTGTGGTTAACCATCATCCTGACTGTGGGCGTCAGCCTGCTGCCCGTCATCTGCCTCCAGTTCCTCCACAAAACCATCTGGCCCTCGATAGGAGATAAGGTGAGACCCACATGACTCAACCTGACGCTTGGCCcgtcttaaaggtcacctgcaaagtcctcttcctcatgtctcttctacatcaacatgtgtcccctcttcttcacgtctcttctacatcaacatgtgtcccctcttcttcacgtctcttctacatcaacatgtgtcccctcttcttcacgtctcttctacatcaacatgtgtcccctcttcttcacgtctcttctacatcaacatgtgtcccctcttcttcatgtctcttctacatcaacatgtgtcccctcttcttcatgtctcttctacatcaacatgtgtcccctcttcttcacgtctcttctacatcaacatgtgtcccctcttcttcctgtctcttctacatcaacatgtgtcccctcttcttcacgtctcttctacatcaacatgtgtccccacttcttcacgtctcttctacatcaacatgtgtcccctcttcttcatgtctcttctacatcaacatgtgtcccctcttcttcacgtctcttctacatcaacatgtgtcgtctcttctacatcaacatgtgtcccctcttcttcacgtctcttctacatcaacatgtgtcccctcttcttcatgtctcttctacatcaacatgtgtcccctcttcttcacgtctcttctacatcaacatgtgtcccttcttctccatgtctcttctacatcaacatgtgtcccctcttcttcacgtctcttctacatcaacatgtgtcccttcttctccatgtctcttctacatcaacatgtgtcccctcttcttcacgtctcttctacatcaacatgtgtcccctcttcttcatgtctcttctacatcaacatgtgtgtcCTCTTCTTCAcggctcttctacatcaacatgtgtccccacttctccacgtctcttctacatcaacatgtgtcccctcttcttcacggctcttctacatcaacatgtgtccccacttctccacgtctcttctacatcaacatgtgtcccctcttcttcacggctcttctacatcaacatgtgtcccctcttctccacgtctcttctacatcaacatgtgtcccctcttcttcacgtctcttctacatcaacatgtgtcccctcttcttcacgtctcttctacatcaacatgtgtccccacttcttcatgtctcttctacatcaacatgtgtcccctcttcttcatgtctcttctacatcaacatgtgtcccctcttcttcatgtctcttctacatcaacatgtgtcccctcttcttcatgtctcttctacatcaacatgtgtccccacttcttcatgtctcttctacatcaacatgtgtcccctcttcgtcatgtctcttctacatcaacatgtgtcccctcttctccatcaacatgtgtcccctctgtggaaagagactctctctttttgatccatttctataaaaacctgtctgaaaatgagctgatcagattttggccacattatgatgtcataacgatgtgttgtcttgtgtaaccattagccaatcagtaaccaaggtaaccccccccccccccccccccttatcacctgaatctcctctagagcaccattgagttctttgtacccaaatctctctcagaggggcgtggggaggggctccttgttttcatctaaagtaacagacagagaatcagcactttggaaacagaggggattatgggtaatgctgcaatgatctgtttgtatCTATGAGAccgataatatattgatgaaaaccagtataataggggacctttaataacCATTGATCAGGAAGTAGATGGAGTGTTACACTTGGGCTTCTTTTTTAAAAAGGACGTTAAAATGAGGTCGTCTTGTAGTCTGTCCGATGTTGACTGCTTATTCCCAATCACCTCGTAGGTCCAGAGAAACAGGAAGAAGTACGAGATGGAGCTccaagaggaggagaggaaaaagCCGTCTGCCTTCCAGCGTGGCCGCGGGTCCCGCCGCTCGGCCTACGCCTTCTCTCACTCCCGGGGCTACGCCGACCTCATCTCGTCCGGGCGGAGCATCCGACGCCCTGCGACCCGCCGCAACCCCCAGGAGAGCATCCGGGAGGTTCCTCAGAGAGAGGCGGAGAACATCTGAGCCGACAGACGTCAAAGTTATAGCCAGGTGGATTGTAAATATTGAAGAAAGTTTGTCGAGCGCTTGGTTTGTCTTCCGTTTTTATTTGTTGAGTCGCTGCTGAAATGGTAAACTTCTGTTGGAGTTTAAAGGGCCAGTTTTTTCTTCTGGGTTATTTAAGTCTCTTAGAGGGAGAAAATAAAAGTCCGTCATCAAGTTAAATGAAGCTTTACTGAATGTGTCTTGTGTCCAGTGTGTGACTCCACTGCCTCTCGTTCTTCCTCTGTGCACAGACTCTTTGTTGAAAGACAAATGAAGGCCACCAAAGAGACTGCAGCCGTTTATCTAGCGTGACTGACGATGTTGTTGAACTCAGGATTTAAAAATGAATAGCCTTATAGCA comes from Pseudochaenichthys georgianus chromosome 12, fPseGeo1.2, whole genome shotgun sequence and encodes:
- the atp8b1 gene encoding phospholipid-transporting ATPase IC — translated: MSRRWPDTQVPPDDEVMPYSDDETDDELEVSSEEEPDAPPGITPPQVEAKPSEMGWKVKANDRPYHHLPEFEKKVFLCIKKSRYSGNAIKTYKYNILTFIPLNLYEQFKRVANLYFLALLILQIIPDITTLPWYTTLIPLVVVLSITAIKDLVDDLARHRMDKEINNRKSEVLLDGRFQEIKWSNMQVGDVVRMKKNDFIPADILLLSSSNPNSLCYVETAELDGETNLKFKLGRRETDERLQSERQLVDFNALIECEEPNNRLDKFIGTMTWGRERLPLDLDNMLLRGCTIRNTEKSHGLVIFAGADTKIMRNSGKTRFKRTKIDELMNYMVYSIFVLLILVAAGLAIGHAFWYDEIGSKAWYLYDGKNQDANHRGFLSFWGYIIVLNTMVPISLYVSVEVIRLGQSKFINWDLQMYYSEKDTPAKARTTTLNEQLGQISYIFSDKTGTLTQNIMAFKKCTIAGRSYGDPTTAEGVVLDRGRAVDWSWNREADRKFEFMDNSLVACVRSGKDKDATEFFKLLSLCHTVMVEHKEGDLVYQAASPDEGALVTAARNFGFVFLSRTQDTITIREMDQETTYEMLAMLDFNSDRKRMSIILRFPDGRIRLYCKGADTVIYERLSPQSKHKETTQSDLDVFANATLRTLCLSYKDISTADYEAWSRRHKAAQVSMSDRDAALDIVYEQIESNLMLIGATAIEDKLQDGVPETIAKLARADIKIWVLTGDKKETAENIGYSCSLLTDDMQIHYGEDVNEKLSVRQDNRRNELPTTRRGKKKPAEPFFTQPGKNALVITGGWLNEILYEKKKKRRRLRLRRLGRKAPPTIPTDGEPMDDLEKEMRQIDFVDMACECEAVICCRVTPKQKGNVVSLVKKYKKAVTLSIGDGANDVNMIKTADIGVGISGQEGMQAVMSSDYAFAQFRYLERLLLVHGRWSYIRMCKFLRYFFFKNFAFTLVHFWYSFFNGYSAMVTYEDWFITLYNLCYSSLPVLLVGLLDQDVNDKISLKFPQLYLPGQLGALFNYKNFFLSLFHGIFVSLIIFFIPYGAFLQTMGQDGEAPSDYQSFAVVTASSLIFVVNLQISLETSYWTFVNCFAVLGSIAIYFGIMFDIHSAGIHVIFPAPFTFTGAASNALRQPYLWLTIILTVGVSLLPVICLQFLHKTIWPSIGDKVQRNRKKYEMELQEEERKKPSAFQRGRGSRRSAYAFSHSRGYADLISSGRSIRRPATRRNPQESIREVPQREAENI